CTGATATTCCAGCGCCTCAAACATGCGACGGATCTGACGGTTGCGGCCTTCGGCAAGGATTATCTCGACGCGTTTCTCTTTACGATCGATCACGCGAGCCGAGATGGCACGTAAGACTTCGCCTTCATCTTTCACGCCGCGGCCCGTCATGATTCCGAGATCGGCGTCGTCGATGGACGCATCAACGGTAACGAGATACCTCTTCGTCACGCCCTGACGCGGATGAGCGATGCTTTGAATAAAGGCTCCATCAGACGAAAGGATAACCAGCCCTCTCGATTCGCGATCGAGCCGCCCTGCATAACCGAGGTTCGCATGTTCTGCAGGAAGCAACTCATAGACCGAAGGGTTACCCGGAAACGAACGTCGCGACACGACATAGCCCGGAGGCTTATTCAATGCGATATAAACGCGGCTCTCAGAAGGACGCACGGTCTTGCCGTCGACAAGTACAAGATCATCGGGCTGCACGCGATAACCGAGATCGTCGAGTGTTTTTCCGTTCACCTGAACGCGACGATCCTCGACAAGCTTCTCGACCTCACGACGAGATCCAAGCCCGCAGTAGGCGAGGTAGCGATTGATACGCATCGCCTCCGTTTCAGTGTGCTCCTGTATGCCCGATCGCACCGCAGCATCCAGTTCTTTCAGGCGGTTTTTGGCTGCATCGGCTGGCTTTGCCACTTCGGCTTTGTTTGCGTCTGGAGTTGGCAGAACAAAATCAGGCTCTTCTTCGATCGCAGCGGCTCCGCTTTCCCAGTCCTCGGACATCGGTCGCAGACGCGTTGCCTTCGGCGCCGGTCCTTTTCGTTCCGGACGATCAAAGCCACGGCCCCTATCACCACGATCAAAACTGCTGCCGCCTTCTTTACGATCAAAGCTGCGCCCGCCTTCCGGACGATCGAAGCTACGGCGGCTATCACCACGATCAAAGCTACGGCCGCCTTCTTTGCGATCGAAGCTGCGCCCGCCATCTTTACGATCGAAGCTACGCCCGCCTTCCGGACGATCGAAGCTACGTCGGCTATCACCACGATCAAAGCCGCCGCCGCCTTCTCTACGATCGAAGCTGCGCCCGCCTTCCGGACGATCGAAGCTACGGCGGCTATCACCACGATCAAAACTGCGTCCGCCTTCTTTACGATCAAAGCTACGCCCGCCTTCCGGACGATCGGAGCTACGTCGGCTATCACCACGATCAAAGCTACGGCCGCCTTCTTTGCGATCGTAGCTCCGCCCGCCTTCCGGACGATCGAAGCTACGTCGGCTATCACCACGATCAAAACTGCGTCCGCCTTCTTTACGATCAAAGCTACGGCCGCCTTCCGGACGATCGAAGCTACGGCGGCTATCACCACGATCAAAACTGCGTCCGCCTTCTTTACGATCAAAGCTACGGCCGCCTTCCGGACGATCGAAGCTTCGTCGGCTATCACCGCGATCAAAACTACGACCGCCTTCTTTGCGATCGAAGCTACGGCCGCCTTCCGGACGATCGAAGCTTCGTCGGCTATCACCGCGATCAAAACTACGGCCACTGTCTTTACGATCGAAGCTGCGACCGCCTTCTTTACGATCAAAGCTACGGCCGCTGTCTTTACGATCGAAGCTGCGACCGCTGTCTTTACGATCAAAGCTACGGCCGCTGTCTTTACGATCAAAGCTGCGGCCGCCGTCTTTACGATCGAAGCTACGGCCGCTGTCTTTGCGATCGAAGCTGCGGCCGCTGTCTTTGCGATCAAAGCTACGGCCACTATCACCACGATCAAAGCTACGGCCGCCTTCTTTACGATCAAAGCTACGGCCGCTGTCTTTACGATCAAAGCTGCGGCCGCTGTCTTTACGATCGAAGCTACGGCCTTCTGTTCTGCCTGATGCCGGACGGGATGATTTCTTGCTTGTTCGCGCCGATGGACCTTTTTCAGATCGTCGATCGGACGAGGAGGATTCAGACTGTCGTTTTACCATGATGGGCCCTGCGAGGATTTCGCGTTATTTTGATTCGATCCTGCGGCCTTTCAACCGCTTGAAAACATCCCGCTTGCGCCTTCAGGAGCGCCGTAACTGGAAAGAGCGAGCCCCTTGCGGGGATGTGCTAAGGGGAATCAGGGATTCTCTTTAGCCTGCTCTTCGGATGCCGGTTTTTCTTCGACATCTTTTTCTTCTTCTGTTTCAAAGCCCTTTTTGAACGTGAACTTCTTATCGCCTTTTGCCGACGTCATGCGGAACTCTTCGCCAAGATCGATGATCTCAAATTGCTGACCGACCGGAGATTCCTGATTCAGAGTAACACGCCGCGTTTTCGGATCAATCTTGTATTCGAGGATAACGCCCGGGTTCTTTCCAAAGAAATACTGAAACTTCCCGTTTTCGGCCAGAATAACCTCTTTGTTTTCCTCGACTCCTGGAACAGCGAGATCGTCTTTTTTCGGCTCTTCTTCTTTCTTCTTTTCTTCTGCACCGGCAGGGATGAACTCAAGACGTCGATATCCGGTCGAGCCGTCGGCATTCAGCTCCCACCAGATGCCTGGCAGATTCGCCTGAA
This region of Leptonema illini DSM 21528 genomic DNA includes:
- a CDS encoding SH3 domain-containing protein, whose amino-acid sequence is MANRCNQQNNRDVDRSEATGRLKGGRVALFLFLLSSFFTITACQEEGGSTGLFEASVLYSKVEAAIMRTDPTTYGFEIDTIRKGESVKVLKRTDKKSRIGQTEDYWYFVQKDNNLKGWVYGGTLSRIPTGEAEEVVDAPDLVVVQANLPGIWWELNADGSTGYRRLEFIPAGAEEKKKEEEPKKDDLAVPGVEENKEVILAENGKFQYFFGKNPGVILEYKIDPKTRRVTLNQESPVGQQFEIIDLGEEFRMTSAKGDKKFTFKKGFETEEEKDVEEKPASEEQAKENP
- a CDS encoding pseudouridine synthase, with the translated sequence MVKRQSESSSSDRRSEKGPSARTSKKSSRPASGRTEGRSFDRKDSGRSFDRKDSGRSFDRKEGGRSFDRGDSGRSFDRKDSGRSFDRKDSGRSFDRKDGGRSFDRKDSGRSFDRKDSGRSFDRKDSGRSFDRKEGGRSFDRKDSGRSFDRGDSRRSFDRPEGGRSFDRKEGGRSFDRGDSRRSFDRPEGGRSFDRKEGGRSFDRGDSRRSFDRPEGGRSFDRKEGGRSFDRGDSRRSFDRPEGGRSYDRKEGGRSFDRGDSRRSSDRPEGGRSFDRKEGGRSFDRGDSRRSFDRPEGGRSFDRREGGGGFDRGDSRRSFDRPEGGRSFDRKDGGRSFDRKEGGRSFDRGDSRRSFDRPEGGRSFDRKEGGSSFDRGDRGRGFDRPERKGPAPKATRLRPMSEDWESGAAAIEEEPDFVLPTPDANKAEVAKPADAAKNRLKELDAAVRSGIQEHTETEAMRINRYLAYCGLGSRREVEKLVEDRRVQVNGKTLDDLGYRVQPDDLVLVDGKTVRPSESRVYIALNKPPGYVVSRRSFPGNPSVYELLPAEHANLGYAGRLDRESRGLVILSSDGAFIQSIAHPRQGVTKRYLVTVDASIDDADLGIMTGRGVKDEGEVLRAISARVIDRKEKRVEIILAEGRNRQIRRMFEALEYQVVDLQRVSVGRLSLEDHSVPEGEFFTFSPDELLSGEKTEEKDVLKGFRPWKE